In Stenotrophomonas sp. 610A2, one DNA window encodes the following:
- a CDS encoding DmpA family aminopeptidase, translated as MPRTPHRLLLRLTVALAGLCVLGAAAQDAPRQRARELGVAPGIFSPGSNNAITDVAGVRVGQVTLSTGNTVRTGVTAILPHPGNAYRSRVPAALHVGNGFGKFVGSTQVNELGELETPILLTCTLCVWKAADAMAEWMLAQPDMQQVRSLNVVVGETNDGGLNDIRARPVTAAAVRQALESAKSGPVQEGSVGAGTGTVAFGWKGGIGTSSRKLPESLGGWTVGVLVQANFGGVLQVEGAPVGRELDRYAFQNAVAAQGNVRGLADDRGDGSVIIVVATDAPLSDRNLRRLASRGMMGLGRTGSSASNGSGDYVLAFSTAESVRRGFDAAQLQTTELANEQMSAVFQASVDAVEESVYNALFMATTVSGNGQTVEAIPLDKVREVLQRHGVGQQER; from the coding sequence ATGCCCCGTACACCGCACCGTCTTTTACTCCGATTGACCGTGGCGCTGGCGGGGCTCTGCGTCCTGGGCGCCGCCGCCCAGGACGCACCGCGCCAACGCGCGCGTGAGCTGGGCGTCGCGCCCGGCATCTTCAGCCCCGGCAGCAACAATGCGATCACCGATGTGGCTGGCGTACGTGTTGGCCAGGTAACGCTGAGTACCGGCAACACGGTACGCACCGGCGTTACCGCGATCCTGCCGCACCCGGGCAATGCCTATCGCTCGCGGGTGCCGGCGGCGCTGCATGTTGGCAACGGCTTCGGCAAATTTGTCGGCAGCACCCAGGTCAACGAACTGGGCGAACTGGAAACCCCGATCCTGCTGACCTGCACGCTGTGCGTGTGGAAGGCGGCCGATGCGATGGCCGAGTGGATGCTGGCGCAGCCGGACATGCAGCAGGTGCGCTCGTTGAACGTGGTTGTTGGTGAAACCAATGATGGCGGCCTCAATGACATCCGCGCACGGCCGGTCACCGCCGCTGCGGTGCGGCAGGCATTGGAGAGTGCGAAGAGCGGGCCTGTGCAGGAAGGCAGTGTCGGTGCAGGCACCGGCACGGTGGCATTCGGCTGGAAGGGCGGCATTGGTACCTCATCGCGCAAGCTGCCCGAAAGTCTGGGCGGCTGGACCGTGGGCGTGCTGGTGCAGGCCAATTTCGGCGGTGTCTTGCAGGTGGAAGGTGCACCGGTCGGGCGCGAGCTGGACCGCTATGCGTTCCAGAATGCAGTCGCTGCGCAGGGCAATGTGCGCGGGCTTGCCGATGATCGCGGCGATGGCTCGGTGATCATCGTGGTGGCGACCGACGCACCGTTGTCAGATCGCAATCTGCGGCGTCTGGCCTCGCGCGGAATGATGGGTTTGGGAAGAACTGGCAGCTCCGCCTCCAACGGCAGCGGCGACTATGTACTGGCATTTTCAACGGCCGAATCGGTACGGCGCGGGTTTGATGCGGCGCAGTTGCAGACCACCGAGTTGGCCAACGAGCAGATGAGCGCGGTGTTCCAGGCCAGCGTGGATGCGGTGGAAGAGTCGGTCTACAACGCCTTGTTCATGGCGACCACGGTGAGTGGCAATGGACAGACGGTGGAGGCGATTCCGCTGGACAAGGTGCGGGAGGTGTTGCAGCGGCATGGGGTGGGGCAACAGGAGCGGTAG
- the rnr gene encoding ribonuclease R has product MKNKKTTGADKARKSATGSKPGKAPGKAPKAKTAKLPPWMPESLSAPAKAGATKPGKAGPRAATKPGKRKFTDDAAPQSFVRGRRKSGPPLAAYDDPYASREAERYAQPIASREAILQLLDRCEGPQNAEEIAAALGLTEPDRADALSKRLGAMVRDGQLVQNRRGGFAPVSQLSLIPGVVIANPEGFGFLRPDEGGDDLFLSPYEMRKVMHGDRALANVTGIDRRGRREGAIARVLERGVNRLIGHFSIEAGISYVVPDDKRIQRNIQIPGDLTGGAKDGQLVVCELTHAPDSRRPPIGKIIAVLGDKLTPSLVVETAIHGHELPYEFPPEVLDEATAVPLTVEASMIGKRVDLRSMPLVTIDGEDAKDFDDAVYCEPNRDGFRLVVAIADVSNYVRPGTPLDDEAQRRATSVYFPGFVVPMLPETLSNGICSLRPKEDRMCFVCDMQIGRDGQVSESKFYEAVMNSHARLTYTQVWAAVGEDDADAKAFIGPLLPQIQNLHQLYRILSKARERRGAIEFESSEVRFVLDNRGEVTQAGMMVRNDAHKLIEECMIAANVEAARYLLSKHVPAPFRVHERPPESKFADLLEFLKEFKLSLPPWSKVQPGDYTKLLKKVRERPDAALLESVLLRSQSLAVYSPDNNGHFGLALEAYAHFTSPIRRYPDLLVHRAIKYALTGGPLDKYTYTPREMAALSLQCSERERRADEAEREVDERFRAAWMEKHVGSQFDGVISGVTSFGLFVELDESKVNGLVHVTQLPHDYYQFDPIRKTLSGDRRGNEFRLGDRVRILVLKASMEERKIDFRLVEKLDGEPLEEGLPPLPERGKPAKRSKQKY; this is encoded by the coding sequence ATGAAAAACAAAAAGACCACTGGGGCCGACAAGGCCCGCAAGTCCGCCACCGGCAGCAAGCCGGGCAAGGCGCCGGGCAAAGCCCCCAAAGCAAAAACCGCCAAGCTGCCGCCATGGATGCCGGAGAGTCTGTCCGCACCGGCGAAAGCGGGCGCAACAAAGCCAGGCAAGGCCGGCCCTCGCGCCGCCACCAAGCCCGGCAAACGCAAATTCACCGACGATGCCGCCCCGCAGAGTTTCGTGCGCGGCCGTCGCAAGTCCGGTCCACCGCTGGCGGCTTACGATGATCCGTATGCATCGCGCGAAGCCGAGCGCTACGCGCAGCCGATTGCCAGCCGCGAGGCCATCCTGCAGTTGCTGGACCGCTGTGAAGGCCCGCAGAACGCCGAGGAAATCGCAGCGGCCTTGGGCCTGACCGAGCCGGATCGCGCCGACGCGCTGTCCAAGCGCCTCGGCGCGATGGTGCGCGACGGTCAGCTGGTGCAGAACCGCCGCGGCGGCTTCGCACCTGTCAGCCAGTTGAGCCTGATCCCGGGTGTGGTCATCGCCAACCCGGAAGGCTTCGGTTTCCTGCGCCCTGACGAAGGCGGCGACGATCTGTTCCTGTCGCCTTACGAGATGCGCAAGGTCATGCACGGTGACCGTGCCTTGGCCAACGTCACCGGCATCGACCGCCGTGGCCGCCGTGAAGGCGCCATCGCCCGCGTGCTGGAACGTGGCGTCAACCGCCTGATCGGGCATTTCAGCATCGAGGCCGGCATCAGCTACGTGGTGCCGGACGACAAGCGCATCCAGCGCAACATCCAGATCCCTGGCGACCTCACTGGTGGCGCCAAGGACGGGCAGTTGGTCGTCTGCGAGCTGACCCATGCGCCGGATTCGCGGCGTCCGCCAATCGGCAAGATCATTGCCGTGCTCGGCGACAAGCTGACCCCGTCGCTGGTGGTGGAAACCGCCATCCACGGCCATGAGCTGCCCTACGAGTTCCCGCCGGAAGTGCTGGACGAAGCCACGGCCGTGCCGTTGACGGTGGAAGCCTCGATGATCGGCAAGCGCGTGGACCTGCGTTCCATGCCGCTGGTCACCATCGATGGTGAGGACGCCAAGGACTTCGATGACGCGGTCTATTGCGAGCCGAACCGCGACGGTTTCCGTCTGGTGGTCGCCATTGCCGACGTCTCCAACTATGTGCGTCCCGGCACGCCGCTGGATGACGAAGCCCAGCGCCGCGCGACCTCGGTGTACTTCCCCGGATTCGTGGTGCCGATGCTGCCGGAGACGCTGTCCAACGGCATCTGCTCGCTGCGGCCGAAGGAAGACCGCATGTGCTTCGTCTGCGACATGCAGATCGGGCGCGATGGCCAGGTCAGCGAGTCGAAGTTCTACGAAGCGGTGATGAATTCACACGCACGCCTGACCTATACCCAGGTGTGGGCAGCGGTGGGCGAGGACGATGCAGATGCCAAGGCCTTCATCGGCCCGCTGCTGCCGCAGATCCAGAACCTGCACCAGCTCTACCGCATCCTGTCCAAGGCGCGCGAGCGCCGCGGCGCCATCGAGTTTGAATCCTCGGAAGTGCGCTTCGTGCTGGACAACCGTGGCGAGGTCACCCAGGCCGGCATGATGGTGCGCAACGACGCCCACAAGCTGATCGAGGAGTGCATGATCGCCGCCAACGTGGAGGCCGCGCGCTACCTGCTGTCCAAGCATGTGCCGGCGCCGTTCCGCGTGCATGAGCGGCCGCCGGAATCCAAGTTCGCCGACCTGCTGGAGTTCCTCAAGGAATTCAAGCTGAGTCTGCCGCCGTGGAGCAAGGTGCAGCCGGGCGATTACACCAAGCTGCTGAAGAAGGTGCGCGAGCGCCCGGATGCGGCGTTGCTGGAGTCGGTGCTGCTGCGCAGCCAGTCGCTGGCGGTGTATTCGCCGGACAACAACGGTCACTTCGGCCTGGCGCTGGAGGCCTACGCGCACTTCACCTCGCCGATCCGTCGTTACCCCGATCTGCTGGTCCACCGCGCCATCAAGTACGCGCTGACCGGTGGTCCACTCGACAAGTACACCTATACCCCGCGCGAAATGGCGGCCTTGTCGCTGCAGTGTTCCGAGCGTGAACGCCGTGCCGATGAAGCCGAGCGTGAGGTCGACGAGCGTTTCCGTGCCGCATGGATGGAAAAGCACGTCGGCAGCCAGTTCGATGGCGTGATCAGTGGCGTGACCAGCTTCGGCCTGTTCGTCGAGCTGGACGAGTCCAAGGTCAATGGCTTGGTCCACGTGACCCAGCTGCCGCACGACTATTACCAGTTCGACCCGATCCGCAAGACGCTGAGCGGCGACCGTCGCGGCAACGAGTTCCGGCTCGGTGACCGGGTCCGCATCCTGGTGCTCAAGGCCAGCATGGAAGAGCGCAAGATCGACTTCCGGCTGGTCGAGAAGCTGGATGGCGAGCCGCTGGAGGAAGGCCTACCGCCGCTGCCCGAACGGGGCAAGCCAGCCAAGCGCAGCAAGCAGAAGTATTGA
- a CDS encoding efflux transporter outer membrane subunit, with protein sequence MSSPTSLVSPARGLLAAALVLTLAACASSRGLQPQGRLLDADSLHSSRSLAGTSLSSAGFPAADWWRALADPQLDALIDEALRGSPSLEAADARLRQAQAHAASSNAERKPSLSLSPGYTGMRLPESMAGDEIGGHYMGSVQAVANFSYGVDLWGGKRAAWEAAVDSGHAAAVDAQAARLDLAAAIVQGYVQLAHAGQLQRVANDELARAEKTLQLTRQRRAAGIDSELQVQQAQARLPAAQQQQVAAQQQIDVSRNALAALLGKGPDRGLDIKVPNELNPLALQLPGVVPSELLGRRPDIVAARWRVEAADKQVKVAKTRFYPNLNLTALGGVVSKDLGSLLESGSTFGLLAPALSLPIFDGGRLRAGLASSDADYDLAVANYNHTLVEALRDVADQVNASRSLAEQVQAQQQLRGIAQTAYELAQQRYRAGIGNYLDVLSTQDRLLQADQGLSNLQSQQLLSSVRLSTALGGGFQPTADTAPAAAAGNDTTHS encoded by the coding sequence ATGTCCTCCCCCACATCCCTGGTTTCACCCGCCCGCGGCCTCCTGGCCGCGGCGCTGGTTCTTACGCTGGCCGCCTGCGCCAGCAGCCGTGGCCTGCAACCGCAGGGACGACTGCTGGATGCCGACAGCCTGCACAGCAGCCGCAGCCTGGCCGGTACGTCGCTCAGCTCAGCGGGCTTTCCCGCCGCCGACTGGTGGCGTGCACTCGCCGACCCGCAGTTGGATGCGCTGATCGACGAAGCCCTGCGCGGTTCTCCTTCGCTGGAAGCCGCCGACGCGCGCCTGCGCCAGGCCCAGGCACACGCCGCCAGCAGCAATGCCGAGCGCAAGCCCAGCCTGTCGTTGTCACCGGGCTACACCGGCATGCGTCTGCCCGAATCCATGGCCGGCGATGAAATCGGCGGGCATTACATGGGCAGCGTGCAGGCCGTGGCCAACTTCAGCTATGGCGTCGACCTATGGGGCGGCAAGCGTGCCGCCTGGGAAGCTGCCGTCGACAGCGGCCACGCCGCTGCCGTGGATGCGCAGGCTGCGCGCCTGGACCTGGCTGCCGCCATCGTCCAGGGCTACGTGCAACTGGCCCATGCCGGGCAACTTCAGCGTGTTGCCAATGACGAACTGGCGCGCGCCGAGAAGACCTTGCAGCTGACCCGCCAGCGTCGCGCCGCCGGTATCGACAGCGAACTGCAGGTGCAGCAGGCACAGGCACGGCTGCCAGCCGCACAACAGCAGCAAGTGGCCGCGCAGCAGCAGATCGATGTGTCGCGCAATGCGCTGGCCGCGCTGCTTGGCAAAGGACCGGATCGCGGCCTGGACATCAAGGTTCCGAATGAATTGAATCCGCTGGCCCTGCAGCTGCCAGGTGTAGTTCCCAGCGAACTGCTGGGCCGGCGTCCGGATATCGTTGCCGCGCGCTGGCGCGTGGAAGCGGCGGACAAGCAGGTCAAGGTGGCCAAGACCCGTTTCTATCCCAACCTCAACCTGACCGCCTTGGGCGGGGTCGTGTCCAAGGACCTGGGCAGCCTGCTGGAAAGCGGCTCCACCTTCGGCCTGCTGGCGCCTGCGCTGAGCCTGCCGATCTTCGATGGCGGTCGCCTGCGCGCCGGCCTGGCCAGCAGCGATGCCGACTATGACCTTGCCGTGGCCAACTACAACCACACCCTGGTGGAGGCCCTGCGCGACGTTGCCGACCAGGTCAACGCCAGCCGTTCGCTGGCCGAGCAGGTGCAGGCGCAGCAGCAGCTGCGTGGCATCGCGCAGACCGCCTACGAGCTTGCGCAGCAGCGCTACCGCGCTGGTATCGGCAATTACCTCGATGTACTCAGCACCCAGGACCGCCTGCTGCAGGCCGACCAGGGGCTGAGCAACCTGCAATCACAGCAACTGCTGTCTTCGGTACGCCTGAGCACCGCCCTCGGCGGCGGCTTCCAGCCCACCGCCGACACGGCGCCGGCCGCTGCCGCCGGCAACGACACCACGCATTCCTGA
- a CDS encoding DHA2 family efflux MFS transporter permease subunit has translation MSAQAPTAPATTFGAGPANVALCTAGLALASFMQVLDTTIANVSLPTIAGNLGASSQQATWVITSFAVSTAIALPLTGWLSRRFGEVKLFIWATIAFSIASLLCGIAQSMGMLVVSRALQGFVAGPMYPITQSLLVSIYPREKRGQALALLAMITVVAPIAGPILGGWITDNYSWEWIFLINVPLGIIAAAIVGSQLRHRVETTERPKMDYVGLVTLVIGVGCLQLMLDLGNEEDWFNSTKIVVLTCIAAVMLAVFVIWELTDKDPIVDLKLLRHRNFRAGTLAMIVGYAAFFSVALMIPQWLQRDMGYTAIWAGLATAPLGILPIMVAPVLGKFGHKVDMRYLATIAFFVLSMTSFMRSGFNLQVNFEHVAGVQLLMGVGLALFFMPVLQILLSDLDGREIAAGSGLATFLRTLAGSFAASLTTWLWARRTQQHHADLTEHVSLYDPGMHQQVTAMGQGDLQHGAAVLNEMINHQASQMGFNDIFLLLGWVFLLIIGLVWLAKPPFGAGAGAASAGGH, from the coding sequence ATGTCCGCTCAAGCTCCCACGGCGCCGGCCACGACGTTCGGCGCAGGGCCAGCCAATGTTGCATTGTGCACGGCCGGCCTGGCGCTGGCCTCGTTTATGCAGGTGCTGGATACCACCATCGCCAATGTCTCGTTGCCGACGATCGCCGGCAACCTCGGCGCCAGTTCGCAGCAGGCGACCTGGGTCATCACCTCGTTCGCGGTCAGCACGGCGATTGCCTTGCCGCTGACGGGGTGGTTGAGCCGCCGCTTCGGTGAAGTGAAGCTCTTCATCTGGGCGACCATCGCGTTCTCGATCGCCTCGCTGTTGTGCGGCATCGCCCAGAGCATGGGCATGCTGGTGGTGTCGCGCGCGCTGCAGGGCTTCGTGGCCGGGCCGATGTACCCGATCACCCAGTCGCTGCTGGTGTCGATCTATCCACGGGAGAAGCGCGGGCAGGCTTTGGCCTTGCTGGCGATGATCACCGTGGTCGCGCCGATTGCCGGTCCCATCCTCGGTGGCTGGATCACCGACAACTACAGCTGGGAATGGATCTTCCTGATCAACGTGCCGTTGGGCATCATCGCCGCGGCGATTGTCGGCAGCCAGCTGCGCCATCGCGTGGAAACCACCGAGCGGCCGAAGATGGATTACGTCGGCCTGGTCACCCTGGTGATCGGCGTCGGCTGCCTGCAGCTGATGCTGGATCTGGGCAACGAGGAAGACTGGTTCAACTCGACCAAGATCGTGGTGCTGACCTGTATTGCTGCGGTGATGCTGGCGGTGTTCGTGATCTGGGAGCTGACCGACAAGGACCCCATTGTTGACCTGAAGTTGCTGCGGCATCGCAACTTCCGCGCCGGCACCTTGGCGATGATTGTTGGTTACGCGGCGTTCTTCTCGGTGGCGTTGATGATCCCGCAGTGGTTGCAGCGTGACATGGGCTATACCGCGATCTGGGCCGGCCTGGCCACTGCGCCATTGGGCATCCTGCCGATCATGGTGGCGCCGGTGCTGGGCAAGTTCGGCCACAAGGTCGACATGCGCTACCTGGCGACGATTGCGTTCTTCGTGTTGTCGATGACCAGTTTCATGCGCTCTGGCTTCAACCTGCAGGTCAACTTCGAGCACGTTGCCGGCGTGCAGTTGCTGATGGGTGTTGGGTTGGCGCTGTTCTTCATGCCGGTGTTGCAGATCCTGTTGTCCGACCTTGACGGCCGCGAGATCGCCGCCGGCTCTGGCCTGGCGACCTTCCTGCGCACCTTGGCGGGCAGCTTCGCGGCGTCGCTTACCACGTGGTTGTGGGCGCGTCGGACTCAACAACATCATGCTGATCTGACCGAACATGTGTCGCTATACGATCCGGGCATGCATCAGCAGGTGACCGCGATGGGGCAGGGCGATCTGCAGCATGGTGCGGCGGTGCTCAACGAGATGATCAATCACCAGGCCTCGCAGATGGGCTTCAACGACATCTTCCTGCTGCTGGGCTGGGTGTTCCTGCTGATCATCGGCCTGGTGTGGCTGGCCAAGCCCCCGTTTGGTGCGGGTGCTGGTGCAGCGTCGGCAGGTGGTCACTGA
- a CDS encoding MarR family winged helix-turn-helix transcriptional regulator: MICADTTQPPSFGLLLRQVRDGLARQLDASMAEEDLGLGFSHYIGLKTLMHMAPCTANQLARGLDQVPSAVTRLLDKFEALGCVRRETHAQDRRALQIVLTDEGRALWLRLKQRGDKVMEDAMRDLQVEEREMLMSLLLRIRDSLMTP; encoded by the coding sequence ATGATCTGTGCCGACACCACCCAGCCCCCCAGCTTTGGCCTGTTGCTGCGGCAAGTCCGCGATGGCCTCGCCCGGCAGCTTGATGCCTCCATGGCCGAGGAAGACCTCGGCCTTGGATTCAGCCACTACATCGGTCTGAAGACCTTGATGCACATGGCGCCCTGTACCGCCAACCAGCTTGCACGCGGCCTGGACCAGGTCCCCAGCGCGGTGACCCGTCTGCTGGACAAGTTCGAAGCGCTTGGTTGCGTGCGCCGCGAGACGCATGCGCAGGACCGTCGTGCATTGCAGATCGTGCTCACCGATGAAGGCCGTGCCCTGTGGCTGCGCTTGAAACAGCGTGGCGACAAGGTGATGGAAGACGCCATGCGTGACCTGCAGGTGGAGGAGCGGGAGATGTTGATGTCCCTGCTGCTCCGTATACGTGACTCCTTGATGACCCCATGA
- a CDS encoding HlyD family secretion protein encodes MSQTTSPDAAAAAPSRRGKLLRGLLFVIMILLAAFAAWYYFLGRWAEETDDAYVGGNQVQITPQITGTVVSIAADDGMKVEQGQLLVQLDPADTEVAMQQAQANLASTVRQVRGLYRSAEGAQAELNARMVSVKRAREDFARRRDLAASGAISNEELAHARDELAAAEAAVAGSRETVERSRALIDDTVIATQPDVQAAAAQLRQAYLNNARAGIVAPVTGYVARRSVQVGQRVQPGAALMAVVPAEQMWVDANFKETQLRHMRLGQEVELRSDLYGGDVTYKGHITNLGLGTGSAFSLLPAQNASGNWIKIVQRVPVRIAVDAKQLAEHPLRLGLSMKAEVNLHDQKGTVLPADAAKGTVYGTQVYAKQLHDADALIHSIIQDNLPQSARAS; translated from the coding sequence ATGAGCCAGACAACCTCCCCCGATGCGGCAGCCGCCGCTCCGAGCCGTCGCGGCAAGCTGCTGCGCGGCCTGTTGTTCGTCATCATGATCCTGCTGGCAGCGTTTGCCGCGTGGTACTACTTCCTGGGCCGCTGGGCCGAGGAAACCGACGACGCCTATGTCGGCGGCAACCAGGTGCAGATCACCCCGCAGATCACCGGCACCGTGGTGTCCATCGCCGCCGATGACGGCATGAAGGTGGAGCAGGGCCAACTGCTGGTGCAGCTGGACCCGGCCGATACCGAAGTGGCGATGCAGCAGGCGCAGGCCAACCTCGCCAGCACCGTGCGCCAGGTGCGCGGCCTGTACCGCAGTGCGGAAGGTGCGCAGGCGGAATTGAACGCGCGGATGGTGTCGGTGAAGCGTGCTCGCGAAGACTTCGCCCGTCGCCGTGACCTTGCTGCCAGCGGTGCCATTTCCAATGAGGAACTGGCCCACGCCCGTGACGAGCTGGCCGCTGCCGAGGCCGCCGTTGCCGGTTCGCGCGAGACCGTCGAGCGCAGCCGCGCGCTGATCGACGACACCGTCATCGCCACCCAGCCGGACGTGCAGGCGGCTGCGGCACAGCTGCGCCAGGCCTATCTCAACAACGCACGTGCCGGCATCGTTGCGCCGGTCACCGGTTATGTTGCACGTCGCTCGGTGCAGGTCGGCCAGCGCGTGCAGCCGGGTGCGGCCTTGATGGCGGTGGTGCCGGCCGAACAGATGTGGGTGGATGCGAACTTCAAGGAAACCCAGCTGCGGCACATGCGCCTGGGCCAGGAAGTGGAGCTGCGCTCGGACCTGTACGGTGGCGACGTGACCTACAAGGGTCATATCACCAACCTCGGCCTGGGTACCGGTTCGGCGTTCTCGTTGCTGCCGGCGCAGAACGCCAGCGGCAACTGGATCAAGATCGTGCAGCGCGTGCCGGTGCGCATCGCCGTCGACGCCAAGCAGCTTGCCGAGCATCCGCTGCGCCTGGGTCTGTCGATGAAGGCCGAGGTCAACCTGCACGACCAGAAGGGCACGGTGCTGCCGGCCGATGCAGCCAAGGGCACGGTGTACGGCACGCAGGTCTATGCCAAGCAGCTGCACGATGCCGACGCGCTGATCCACAGCATCATCCAGGACAACCTGCCGCAGTCCGCGCGCGCCAGCTGA
- a CDS encoding efflux transporter outer membrane subunit, with amino-acid sequence MKSLRPLLLSTALTAALVGCATTSSADPAADLRVPSVYGRGDAAANAPVQAIEHEVTAPVADIHADAWWQGFADPNLDLLIERVLASNTDMASAGLKLERARAQAGLASADLWPQASGSVSANSSRSIDSSDDWSRNNSASVSLGWELDLWGKLRGQRDIARWEAQATAQDLQSTALTLVGQSTELYWQLGYLNQAIATGQANLERLQRTASLVQTQFDAGGVSRLEVRQAQQNIESQKAAQSQLEQQRVETRNALTVLLDGQPWPLANEPQNLDVAQSPALVEGMPAELLARRPDLRAAELRLRQSLKSIKVTATSYYPSLSLSGSVGSSSSSLGDVLTNPVATLGAGLSLPFLKFRQMQLDIKSADLSYQIAANDFRRTLYTALSEVDNALSARTRLAEQVAAAQASYDEAVEIARLYEVRYRAGATDLRTWLEAEQTRRNAELSLAQTKRSQLVNDVTLYKALGGGAVVTNQ; translated from the coding sequence ATGAAATCACTGCGCCCCCTGCTGCTTTCCACCGCCTTGACCGCTGCCTTGGTCGGCTGCGCCACCACGTCCAGCGCTGATCCAGCTGCCGACCTGCGCGTGCCCTCTGTCTACGGCCGTGGCGATGCCGCTGCCAATGCGCCGGTGCAGGCCATCGAGCACGAAGTGACCGCACCGGTTGCCGATATACATGCCGATGCCTGGTGGCAGGGCTTCGCCGATCCGAACCTGGACCTGCTGATCGAACGCGTGCTGGCCAGCAACACCGACATGGCCTCGGCCGGTTTGAAGCTGGAACGTGCCCGCGCCCAGGCTGGCTTGGCCAGCGCCGACCTGTGGCCGCAAGCCAGCGGCTCGGTCAGCGCAAACAGCAGCCGCAGCATCGACAGCAGCGACGACTGGTCGCGCAACAACAGCGCCAGCGTGTCGCTGGGCTGGGAGCTGGACCTGTGGGGCAAGCTGCGCGGCCAGCGCGACATCGCCCGCTGGGAAGCGCAGGCCACCGCGCAGGACCTGCAGAGCACCGCGCTCACTCTTGTTGGCCAGAGCACCGAGCTGTACTGGCAGCTGGGTTATCTCAACCAGGCGATCGCCACCGGCCAGGCCAATCTTGAGCGCCTGCAGCGCACTGCTTCCCTGGTGCAGACCCAGTTCGATGCCGGCGGCGTTTCGCGTTTGGAAGTGCGCCAGGCGCAGCAGAACATCGAGAGCCAGAAGGCCGCGCAATCGCAGCTGGAGCAACAACGGGTGGAAACCCGCAATGCTTTGACCGTGCTGCTCGATGGCCAGCCTTGGCCACTGGCAAATGAGCCACAGAATCTGGATGTCGCGCAGAGCCCGGCCTTGGTCGAAGGCATGCCGGCCGAGTTGCTGGCACGCCGGCCGGACCTGCGGGCTGCCGAGCTGCGCCTGCGGCAGTCGCTGAAGAGCATCAAGGTGACCGCGACCAGCTATTACCCGAGTCTGAGCCTCAGTGGTTCGGTAGGCAGTTCCAGCAGCTCGTTGGGGGATGTGCTGACCAACCCGGTGGCGACACTGGGTGCTGGCCTGAGCCTGCCGTTTTTGAAGTTCCGGCAGATGCAACTGGATATCAAGTCGGCGGATCTGTCGTACCAGATCGCCGCCAATGATTTCCGTCGCACGCTGTACACCGCGCTATCGGAAGTGGACAACGCCTTGTCGGCACGCACGCGCCTGGCTGAGCAGGTCGCTGCTGCGCAGGCTTCATACGACGAGGCGGTGGAGATCGCGCGTTTGTATGAGGTGCGCTATCGCGCTGGTGCTACCGATCTGCGTACCTGGCTGGAAGCCGAGCAGACCCGCCGTAACGCCGAGTTGTCGCTGGCGCAGACCAAGCGCAGCCAGCTGGTCAATGATGTGACGCTGTACAAGGCGCTGGGTGGTGGGGCGGTGGTGACGAACCAGTAA
- the rlmB gene encoding 23S rRNA (guanosine(2251)-2'-O)-methyltransferase RlmB — protein MSKQNQWIVGVNAVASSIEKDPENVREVLIEAGAKNPRLVEIEEEALRKGIDVRKVNAQALGGVAGQVRHQGVVARYAAPKLWDENELKGLIEAAEGKALVLVLDEVQDPHNLGACLRSAAAAGVTAVVIPKDKSAPVNATVRKVSAGAADSIPVVSVTNLVRCIKDMQKLGVWVYGLAGESETTIHKLDLRGNVALVMGGEADGMRRLTRETCDQLVRIPMPGDVESLNVSVATGVALFEAVRQRL, from the coding sequence ATGAGCAAGCAGAACCAGTGGATCGTCGGCGTCAATGCCGTTGCTTCGTCGATCGAGAAAGACCCCGAAAACGTCCGCGAGGTCCTGATCGAGGCCGGCGCCAAGAACCCGCGCCTGGTTGAAATCGAGGAAGAAGCCCTGCGCAAGGGCATCGACGTACGCAAGGTCAACGCCCAGGCGCTGGGCGGCGTGGCCGGCCAGGTCCGCCACCAGGGCGTGGTCGCGCGCTATGCCGCGCCCAAGCTGTGGGACGAGAACGAACTGAAGGGCCTGATCGAAGCGGCCGAAGGCAAGGCGCTGGTGCTGGTGCTGGACGAGGTGCAGGACCCGCACAACCTCGGCGCCTGCCTGCGCAGTGCCGCCGCCGCTGGCGTCACCGCGGTGGTGATCCCCAAGGACAAGAGCGCCCCGGTCAATGCGACCGTGCGCAAGGTCAGTGCTGGCGCGGCTGACAGCATCCCGGTGGTGTCGGTGACCAATCTGGTCCGCTGCATCAAGGACATGCAGAAGCTGGGCGTGTGGGTGTATGGGCTGGCCGGTGAATCGGAAACCACCATCCACAAGCTCGACCTGCGCGGCAACGTGGCGCTGGTGATGGGCGGCGAAGCCGACGGCATGCGCCGCCTGACCCGCGAAACCTGCGACCAGCTGGTGCGCATCCCGATGCCGGGCGACGTCGAGAGCCTCAATGTATCGGTGGCGACGGGTGTGGCATTGTTCGAGGCAGTCCGCCAACGCCTTTAA